Proteins found in one Verrucomicrobiia bacterium genomic segment:
- the rplU gene encoding 50S ribosomal protein L21, producing the protein MYALVEIGGLQFRVEEGEKIKVPKLEAAPQDTVEIDKVMLLSGEKGVVVGRPYVSGAKVKATVADVGKDPKVIVFKFKRRTKYRRKRGHRQDFTQLAINKIVWP; encoded by the coding sequence GTGTACGCGTTAGTGGAAATCGGAGGGCTGCAGTTCCGGGTGGAAGAGGGGGAGAAAATCAAAGTCCCCAAGCTGGAAGCGGCCCCGCAGGATACGGTTGAAATAGACAAAGTGATGCTCCTTTCCGGCGAGAAGGGGGTTGTGGTGGGCCGCCCGTATGTTTCGGGTGCCAAGGTGAAAGCCACGGTCGCCGACGTGGGAAAAGACCCAAAGGTCATCGTTTTCAAGTTCAAGCGCCGCACCAAGTACCGCCGCAAACGGGGCCACCGCCAGGATTTCACCCAGTTGGCGATCAACAAAATCGTTTGGCCCTGA